ATCCCAATTCATCTCTCACCTTTTCCCCCAAATTTGAAGTTAGAATCACGATTcaatttgaagtaaaaaaaagaagaatgagTAACGTTCCAAAAGAAGCCATTGAAGTGATAGCACAGAGCATTGGAATTACCAATTTGTCCCCAGATGTCGCCCTTTCTTTGGCTCCTGATGTTGAATATCGAGTTCAAGAAATCATGCAGGTGATTTTCAATTTTGCCTTTTGTCTTTGTATAAATTCAAATGTTTGGATCATTTTTCTAATTCAAGTCATAGTATAGGAGGCAATTAAATGCATGCGCCACTCACGGCGGACGGTTTTGACAGCTGATGACGTTGACAGTGCTCTTAATCTGAGAAACGTGGAGGTACATTTTCAAGTTTCGAAAATTTTCTGTTtactgtattttttttattatttttttcctttttagttgAAAATAGTGCTAACTAATGTTATTTGTTAGTATAAATTTGTTAGAATcttatgaatttttaatgatgtaCTATCTTGATTTGTTAGACTAATGTGATAATTTCTACTTCATGTGTATTAATCCATAAATTTTATCAAAAGtggaattttgaaaactttgaatatTAAGTCTAACCTCCTGCTTTAGATTTTGCATTTTGGATAATTGGCTTGTGTTATGTGTTTCTCTGGCATCAGCCGATATGTGGATTTGCCTCTCGTGATGCACTACGATTCAAGAAAGCCGCTGGGCATAAGGATTTGTTCTACATTGATGACAAAGATGTGGAGTTTAAAGAAGTAAGAACTTATCAACAATATTCGAGGTTCTGTTGTATGTTGCCTTATTAAAGAAGTCTTCACTTAAATTCTTCTatgttgccttatgtatgtagGTTCTTGAGTCACCTTTACCAAAAGCACCACTTGATACATCTGTTACATCCCACTGGCTTGCGATTGAAGGCATTCAACCAGCAATTCCAGAAAATGCTTCAATTGAAGGTACCGTCTTAGCTAACCTAAATATTCTCTCGAAGCTATTTGTGTTGAAGACTCTCATGGTTCATGTTCTTTTCTGGTTTTATCACTTTAATCTAATACGACTTATCTTCATTTCTACACGGAATTGGTATTTTGCTTTCCATGCAGCACCTTCTGATGGTAAAAAGGCTGAATACAAAGAAGATGGGCTTTCTGTTGATGTCAAATTACCTGTTAAGCATGTATTATCTAGAGAGCTTCAAGTATGTTGTACATCTTCGGCaacatttttatgttaaaatacaTTTTGCACAGAATGATATTAAAAGACTAATTTGGTTGTCATGCAGCTTTACTTTGACAAGATCGTGGACGTTACCATGAATAAATCAGTCTCAATTCTCTTTAAACAAGCATTACTGAGTTTGGCAACCGACTCGGGATTACATCCTTTAGTTCCTTATTTTACATATTTCATTGCGGATGAGGTTGTCTTAAAGATCTTTCATAcctgattatatatgtgtgttgCAAAGAACTTTTGGTTGGTTGTCTCAAGCTTACATTTTTGCGACATTTATCTCAGGTTGCACGGAATTTGAATAATTTCCCTCTCATGTTTGCTTTGATGCGTGTTGCCCGGAGTCTTCTCCAGAATGAACACTTACACATAGAACCTTACGTGAGTTTATTATTTCAATCATTTAGAAGTACACGAACTAATGCAAATATGCTAATGGTTTATTTTCCACCAATCTGATTTTTTAAAATGTTCTTCAGTTACACCAGTTGATGCCATCTATTATTACCTGCCTCGTTGCAAAAAGGTTAGGAAATAAATTCACCGACAATCATTGGGAACTTAGAAACTTCGCAGCAAAGCTAGTGGCATCAATATGCAAAAGGTgaagatttcttttcttttggacttATACATGCATATTCGTTTTTATGAATTTCAGGTGTCTGAGTTTTTAGTTATAAACTTGGATCTATTCTTCAAATCATGTGTATATCATTTTTATGCTATTTCACACATGCAAAACAAATGGTGCGAGTGTGCATGTTATATGCAGAATACATAGATTAATTACGTGTGGATCATTAAGCCTGCCTATGTTTGACGATTGTGTGTGGCTACCTTTTTTTACATGATCCAATTTTCGATATGCTTTGCTTTTAGGTTGAATGTGGAAAAGATTAGAACTTAATTTCCAGCATAATGATTTGTCTTGGATATGCAGATTTTACGTGCATTTCTTACAAGTCaatattttatagatttgggCATGTTTATCACAATCTTCAGCCACGTGTGACAAGGACACTGCTCCACGCTTTTTTGGACCCAACGAAAACATTTCCCCAGCATTACGGAGCAATTCAAGGGTTAGCAGCCCTTGGACCCAGTGTGGTATAATTCTAATCTCAAATATTTACTAGCAACACAATAAGATACTTATTTGTGGGATCAATTGGTCAAAGATATTGCAATGATAGCTATCTTTTTAAGCCCATTTCTTTCAGAAAACTGTTTTGTCACTCTTTTCTGCAAGATccgaagaaagaaagaaattggaaATCTATAGtccaaaagtgtaaatatgtggtTTCTCTATAGGTATCTTTATTATGGCATCTGTAAAGTTTGTCTTTCATATGTTTGGCTAATGCTTCTTCTTCCATATGTAGGTTCGTTTACTTATACTACCAAATCTTGAAGCGTATTTGCAGCTTCTTGAACCTGAAATAAAAAGACACGAGGCCTGGTGTGTTTATGGGGCCCTGCTGGTAAGTTTAACATCAAATTTGGTACCAGTTTATGAGCATCGTTTCATTTATTTGCTGTAGAACTAACAACACTGCATAAAATTTCCACTAACAGCGTGCAGCTGGACTGTGCATGTATGATCGGCTTAAAATGTTCCCCAGTTTGCTAGCACCCCCAACTCGTCCCGTCTGGAAAAGCAACAACAAAGTTGCGACAAGTATGATTTCTTCGAACCATCATATTTACACTTAATCCACAAGTCTCTTCTCCCCCTTTACGATATTCCTTTTTCTGATCAATCAAGATAAACGAAAAGCAAGCACGGACACCTTGATGCAGCAGCAACCACCTGCGAAGAAAATAGCAACTGAGAGTGCAATAGGTATGATGCCAATAAATTCCATGCAAACTGATTTACAAGGGGCAGTTAGCGGCTTTTCTACCACCGTAGGAGGTTCCAATATCGGTGTATCATCAATGTCACGGCCGTTATCAAACGATAACATGCTAGGAAGGGAGGTTGGGGGTcgagtttcaaagacatcaaccGTTCTAGCTCAGGCTTGGAAGGAAGACACAGACCCGGGGAACTTGTTAGCATCATTATTTGAACTTTTTggtgaaagtatgttatcattTACTCCCAAACCTGAGCTTTCATTCTTCCTTTGATTAAATTTCACCTCCAAAAGCTATATGgtttttgaaggaatttgtgtAAATTATCCCCATAGTTTTTTTCAGTCTTACTGTGTTTATCTTTATAAGGCTTCTTTTTTTCCTTGCTCATAAATGTATTGTAGTTATCAAAAAATATATTCTACTTTGGATTttattgatattaaattttgggttaaattctactattagtctcTGTACTTTACGGAAATGatggatttagtccttataccttaatttgatcaattttagccgttgtattttttgaattggtcaattttaaaccatttactttttgaattttgaaattttagtcttgattcaaataataataattaaatctgttatttaaatttaattattagttttgtaCTATGTagaaaattatagatttaatccatatttttCAATTGGGTCATTCCAagtctttatacttttcaaattttgaaatttaaatattgatGCAGAATGCGAGttgttattaattaattgatttttttagcaaGTACATGTAGAAATAATAAGTTGGTATGTCATTatacttaaaataatatattgGCTTAACCCTCTTAAATTATGTCTTTTTTTTCATCTTGGGACCTAAATTTTTTTGGGGTCATAAGTGGTACCTAAATTACTTTTTTTCTCCTTCAAATTAATATCTGCATTAGTTAAACcgttaagtctatttaaaaaagaaagactCGAACAACAAATTAATACCTAAACAATGCTCTTTTTCCCAAGGTACCTAATTTTTGTTTTGGCCATAAGTACTACTAAAACTATTCTTACATTACTCATTTTACGCCAAAATGTTATATCGGCTAAAAAGATTCCTACAAATAATAGATTGTATGtcatataaacttttaaaaataattattaattaattattttttttatatttctcttTCTTATTCCTTTATAATGTTTGACAATGCcgaaaatgtttgaaattgtccCACTTGAGGTCGAAACGCTGGCGattaattttggttttgaatttcaCCACCTACTTCTCTGACCTGAGGGGATAGAAAAAGTTCTTTCATCGATCAAAACTAGTGTTTTCAAAAACAGACTGATTCAACTGGTTGGATAGGAAATCGGTTCGGAAATAGGGGTTGAATCGATTGACTTGCGAACAAAAACAAATCAGTTGAACTAAGCTAAAAAAACTGGTTGAACTAGTTCtccctatttatatatatatttaaataataatagtcTTTTTTTTACTACGTGTCaatttttaattggttaaatttttttttcatataaattgaAAGGTTTGAC
The genomic region above belongs to Gossypium hirsutum isolate 1008001.06 chromosome D05, Gossypium_hirsutum_v2.1, whole genome shotgun sequence and contains:
- the LOC107944495 gene encoding transcription initiation factor TFIID subunit 6; this translates as MSNVPKEAIEVIAQSIGITNLSPDVALSLAPDVEYRVQEIMQEAIKCMRHSRRTVLTADDVDSALNLRNVEPICGFASRDALRFKKAAGHKDLFYIDDKDVEFKEVLESPLPKAPLDTSVTSHWLAIEGIQPAIPENASIEAPSDGKKAEYKEDGLSVDVKLPVKHVLSRELQLYFDKIVDVTMNKSVSILFKQALLSLATDSGLHPLVPYFTYFIADEVARNLNNFPLMFALMRVARSLLQNEHLHIEPYLHQLMPSIITCLVAKRLGNKFTDNHWELRNFAAKLVASICKRFGHVYHNLQPRVTRTLLHAFLDPTKTFPQHYGAIQGLAALGPSVVRLLILPNLEAYLQLLEPEIKRHEAWCVYGALLRAAGLCMYDRLKMFPSLLAPPTRPVWKSNNKVATNKRKASTDTLMQQQPPAKKIATESAIGMMPINSMQTDLQGAVSGFSTTVGGSNIGVSSMSRPLSNDNMLGREVGGRVSKTSTVLAQAWKEDTDPGNLLASLFELFGESMLSFTPKPELSFFL